One window of bacterium genomic DNA carries:
- a CDS encoding cupin domain-containing protein, translating to MTGPEVAELLGLAPLLSEGGMWAQTWRDENGTAIYYLMQPGDFSALHRLDGPELWHHYAGHPVEMLLLEPDGGARRLLLGDDLEAGERPFVAVPGGVWMGAGTTGDWSLVGTTMAPPYREDGFELGSFDELVDLYPEAAYLIARYVRE from the coding sequence ATGACCGGCCCCGAAGTAGCCGAGCTGCTGGGTCTGGCGCCGTTGCTTTCCGAGGGGGGAATGTGGGCCCAGACCTGGCGGGACGAGAACGGCACCGCCATCTACTACCTGATGCAGCCGGGGGACTTCTCGGCCCTCCATCGCCTGGACGGGCCGGAACTCTGGCACCACTACGCAGGACATCCGGTGGAGATGCTGCTGCTCGAACCGGACGGTGGAGCGAGGCGCCTGTTGCTCGGGGACGACCTGGAAGCGGGGGAGCGTCCTTTCGTGGCGGTTCCCGGAGGAGTGTGGATGGGCGCCGGCACCACCGGAGACTGGTCGCTGGTGGGAACTACCATGGCGCCGCCCTACCGTGAGGATGGATTCGAGTTGGGTAGCTTCGACGAGCTGGTAGATCTGTACCCGGAAGCCGCCTACCTCATCGCCCGCTATGTCAGGGAGTAG
- a CDS encoding SDR family NAD(P)-dependent oxidoreductase — protein MSATRLEGRVFLVTGAAGGIGEGITRAILEAGGMPALVDVDLDGAGAVARRVGLAGTSIAAFRADVSDAGEVERAVDGAVEHFGRIDGAVNNAGVVTLDEAWEATGPDWNRQLEINVTGSFLVAQAVGKRLKARGGGSIVNVASNCGKVGYRNMAAYNASKSAVLGLTRSLSMEWAEHGINVNAVCPGGVDTPMLAGVAEWLSPRLDIPADELLGSMGPAQLGRRITPLEVGRVIAFLLSDAAHIIRGQAINVDGGDTWY, from the coding sequence GTGAGCGCGACCAGGCTCGAGGGACGCGTCTTCCTGGTGACCGGGGCCGCCGGCGGGATCGGGGAAGGGATCACTCGAGCCATCCTCGAAGCCGGCGGGATGCCGGCGCTGGTGGATGTCGACCTGGATGGCGCCGGAGCGGTGGCCCGCCGGGTCGGGTTGGCCGGGACATCGATCGCCGCCTTCCGGGCGGACGTCTCCGATGCGGGCGAGGTCGAACGGGCGGTGGACGGCGCTGTGGAGCACTTCGGCCGCATCGACGGCGCGGTCAACAACGCCGGGGTGGTGACCCTTGACGAGGCCTGGGAGGCGACCGGCCCGGACTGGAACCGCCAGCTCGAGATCAACGTCACGGGGTCGTTCCTGGTCGCGCAGGCTGTGGGGAAGCGGCTCAAGGCCCGTGGTGGGGGCAGCATCGTCAACGTGGCGTCCAACTGCGGCAAGGTGGGTTACCGCAACATGGCCGCCTACAACGCCTCCAAGTCGGCGGTCCTGGGCCTCACCAGGTCCCTGTCGATGGAGTGGGCCGAGCACGGCATCAACGTCAACGCGGTCTGCCCGGGCGGGGTCGACACCCCCATGCTGGCCGGGGTGGCAGAGTGGCTCTCGCCACGGCTCGACATCCCGGCCGACGAGTTGCTGGGATCGATGGGCCCGGCGCAGTTGGGTAGGCGCATCACGCCGCTGGAGGTGGGCCGGGTGATCGCCTTCCTGCTGTCGGACGCAGCGCACATAATCCGGGGACAGGCCATCAACGTGGACGGCGGCGACACCTGGTATTGA
- a CDS encoding putative quinol monooxygenase, with the protein MAVALTAVARVRAVPGSEETVRDALIAMVAPTREEEGCLDYRLHVVGSEPGLFCFVALWRSEADLDAHLDEPHIADGLAAIADHTESVVVTRMTRIA; encoded by the coding sequence ATGGCGGTCGCTCTCACAGCCGTAGCACGGGTGCGGGCCGTTCCCGGCTCGGAGGAAACCGTGCGGGATGCGCTCATCGCGATGGTCGCGCCCACCCGTGAGGAGGAGGGTTGCCTCGACTACCGGCTACATGTGGTCGGCAGCGAACCCGGGCTCTTCTGCTTCGTCGCCCTCTGGCGTAGCGAAGCCGACCTCGACGCTCACCTCGACGAACCCCACATCGCCGATGGCCTGGCCGCCATCGCGGACCATACCGAGTCCGTGGTGGTCACCCGGATGACCCGCATCGCCTGA
- a CDS encoding amidohydrolase, with translation MDRYQADLLITMSEGRTPISQGVVDVEGGWVVWAGAASDAPDRAGTPVHRIDGILMPGFVNLHAHTPMILLRGAGERLPVDRWLHEVMWPREGRLTPDDVRVGMLMGAAELLSNGITTSSEMYFFGDSVARGAAEAGLRCVVAAPVIEDAQLGRMGTWQEQLEEMVATRERWASSELIEVGLGPHAAWSVSRECLEMVARLAREHGMLVHIHVAEQEWEDKAVRELSGGRSAPAYLESLGMLEARLLAAHCVWLSDEDMEIFGRHGVGAAHCPCSNTKHGSGLARVDAMIRAGMKVGIATDGPASHHRLDLFEEMRTAIRLARLDRGDAAFMPPHEALHMTTAGAADAIGRSDLGRIEPGCRADMVQISPSESALHPVVPDEDDPVSRLVWSGSPRAVRSVWVGGEQVVDEGRVLTVDVDEVRAEVTERARRLAK, from the coding sequence GTGGACGTGGAGGGGGGATGGGTGGTCTGGGCCGGCGCCGCCTCGGATGCGCCCGACCGGGCCGGGACCCCGGTACACCGGATAGACGGCATCCTGATGCCCGGATTCGTCAACCTCCATGCCCATACGCCGATGATCCTGCTGCGCGGCGCCGGAGAGAGGCTGCCGGTGGACAGGTGGCTTCACGAGGTGATGTGGCCCCGGGAGGGGCGCCTGACCCCGGATGACGTGAGGGTGGGCATGCTGATGGGCGCCGCCGAGCTTCTCTCCAACGGCATCACCACGTCATCGGAGATGTACTTCTTCGGGGATTCGGTCGCTCGGGGGGCTGCCGAGGCGGGGCTCAGGTGTGTGGTGGCCGCTCCGGTGATCGAGGACGCCCAGTTGGGCCGGATGGGCACCTGGCAGGAACAGCTGGAGGAGATGGTCGCCACCCGTGAGCGGTGGGCTTCCAGCGAGTTGATCGAGGTGGGCCTGGGTCCTCACGCCGCCTGGTCGGTGTCGAGGGAATGCCTGGAGATGGTGGCCCGGCTGGCCCGCGAGCACGGCATGCTGGTTCACATCCACGTCGCCGAGCAGGAGTGGGAGGACAAGGCGGTGCGGGAGCTGTCCGGGGGCAGGTCGGCGCCCGCCTACCTGGAGTCGCTCGGCATGTTGGAGGCCAGGTTGCTGGCCGCCCATTGCGTCTGGCTGTCGGACGAGGACATGGAGATCTTCGGCCGCCACGGGGTGGGGGCGGCGCATTGCCCGTGTTCCAACACCAAGCACGGCTCGGGCCTGGCCAGGGTGGACGCGATGATCCGGGCCGGGATGAAGGTGGGGATCGCCACGGACGGTCCGGCCTCGCACCACCGGCTCGATCTGTTCGAGGAGATGCGCACCGCCATCCGGCTGGCCCGGCTGGACCGGGGGGATGCAGCCTTCATGCCACCCCACGAGGCGCTCCACATGACCACGGCCGGGGCCGCCGACGCCATCGGGCGCTCCGACCTGGGCCGGATCGAGCCGGGTTGCCGGGCCGACATGGTGCAGATCTCGCCGTCGGAGTCGGCTCTGCATCCGGTGGTGCCCGACGAGGACGATCCGGTATCGCGGCTGGTGTGGTCGGGATCGCCCAGGGCGGTCCGCTCCGTCTGGGTGGGCGGGGAGCAGGTGGTCGACGAGGGCCGGGTGCTCACCGTGGACGTTGACGAGGTGAGGGCGGAGGTGACGGAGCGCGCCCGGCGGCTGGCCAAGTGA
- a CDS encoding bifunctional aldolase/short-chain dehydrogenase, which yields MEDRWDDAEAAGFEGSLGECVYGSRLLGSDPFLVLHGGGNTSVKASFRDITGRTVDALYVKGSGWDLATIEAPGFTPLPIGRLHDLLALDRLSDPDMMRELSAARLDPAAPQPSVETLLHAFLPFPAVQHSHADVIVTLTNLADGEGRIREVFGRDVLVVPYIMPGFDLARLVVEIWREQHHQDATGMVLLNHGLFTFGDSTREAYGRHVELISRAEDWLDARAPVPPVRDGAALPPAAPVALARLRSRISAAAGKPMIMTRHTDAAAARFVGRSDLESLATRGPLTPDHVIRTKRFPMVGADVDAYVDGYRRYFEENRDRARTELTMLDPAPRVVLDRELGLLTVGETAKASRVAADIYHHTMAVLERSEDHLGGYVALEAGHLFDCEYWDLEQAKLRRAGQPPEFAGMVAVVTGAASGIGRACASALLSKGCAVAGLDLDGSVVDAFDGPAWLGIAVDVTDGSAQQAAIDAAVERFGGIDIVVPAAGVFGKAQPVGELEEDRWRATLAVNTDAVATLLASVHPFLAYSPVGGRVVVIASKNVAAPGRGAAAYSASKAAVTQLARVAALEWADDGIRVNLVHPDGVFDTGLWDEELIAQRATAYGLSEAEYRTRNLLLAEVTSAAVARVVVELCGDAFAVTTGAQVPVDGGNERVV from the coding sequence ATGGAAGACAGGTGGGACGACGCTGAGGCGGCGGGATTCGAGGGTTCGCTGGGAGAGTGCGTCTACGGATCCCGCCTGCTCGGGAGCGATCCCTTCCTCGTGCTCCACGGCGGCGGCAACACATCCGTCAAGGCCTCGTTTCGCGACATAACCGGGCGCACCGTCGACGCCCTCTACGTGAAGGGTTCGGGGTGGGACCTGGCCACCATCGAGGCGCCGGGGTTCACGCCCCTTCCCATCGGCCGGCTGCACGACCTGCTGGCGCTCGACCGGCTCTCCGATCCGGACATGATGCGGGAGCTGTCCGCCGCCCGCCTCGACCCGGCGGCCCCGCAGCCCTCGGTGGAGACCCTGCTGCACGCCTTCCTGCCCTTCCCGGCCGTCCAGCACAGCCATGCGGACGTGATCGTCACCCTCACCAATCTGGCTGACGGGGAGGGGCGCATCAGGGAGGTCTTCGGAAGGGACGTGCTGGTGGTGCCCTACATCATGCCCGGTTTCGACCTTGCCCGGCTCGTGGTGGAGATCTGGCGCGAGCAGCACCATCAGGACGCCACCGGAATGGTGTTGCTCAACCATGGCCTGTTCACCTTCGGGGACAGCACCAGGGAGGCCTACGGCCGACACGTCGAGCTGATCTCCAGGGCCGAGGATTGGCTCGACGCCCGCGCTCCGGTACCGCCGGTCCGGGATGGGGCGGCTCTCCCTCCGGCGGCGCCGGTCGCTCTGGCCCGGCTCCGCAGCCGTATCTCGGCCGCGGCGGGCAAGCCGATGATCATGACCCGCCACACGGACGCAGCCGCGGCCCGCTTCGTGGGCAGGTCAGACCTGGAGAGCCTGGCGACCCGGGGTCCGCTCACTCCCGACCACGTCATCCGTACCAAGCGGTTTCCCATGGTCGGCGCCGATGTGGACGCCTACGTGGACGGTTATCGCCGCTACTTCGAGGAGAACCGGGACCGAGCCCGGACCGAGTTGACCATGCTCGATCCGGCGCCCCGAGTGGTGCTGGACAGGGAGTTGGGCCTGCTGACCGTGGGTGAGACCGCCAAGGCCTCCCGCGTCGCCGCCGACATCTACCACCACACGATGGCGGTCCTCGAACGCTCCGAGGATCACCTGGGCGGGTACGTGGCGCTGGAGGCGGGCCATCTGTTCGACTGCGAGTACTGGGATCTGGAGCAGGCCAAGCTGCGCCGGGCCGGGCAGCCGCCGGAGTTCGCCGGCATGGTGGCCGTGGTGACCGGAGCGGCCTCCGGCATCGGCCGGGCCTGTGCTTCGGCTCTGCTGTCGAAAGGATGCGCGGTGGCCGGTCTGGACCTGGACGGGTCGGTCGTGGACGCCTTCGATGGTCCGGCCTGGCTGGGGATAGCGGTGGACGTCACTGACGGCTCTGCCCAGCAGGCAGCGATCGATGCGGCGGTGGAGCGGTTCGGAGGTATCGACATCGTGGTGCCGGCGGCCGGGGTGTTCGGCAAGGCCCAGCCGGTCGGCGAACTGGAGGAAGACCGGTGGCGGGCGACGCTGGCCGTCAACACGGATGCCGTGGCCACCCTCCTCGCCTCCGTCCATCCCTTCCTGGCCTACTCCCCGGTGGGAGGCCGGGTGGTGGTGATCGCTTCCAAGAACGTTGCCGCTCCCGGCCGCGGCGCGGCCGCTTACTCCGCCTCCAAGGCGGCCGTCACCCAGCTGGCCCGGGTGGCGGCTCTCGAGTGGGCCGATGACGGCATCCGGGTCAACCTGGTCCACCCGGACGGGGTGTTCGACACCGGCCTCTGGGACGAGGAGTTGATCGCTCAGCGGGCTACCGCCTACGGGCTCAGCGAGGCCGAGTACCGGACCCGGAACCTCCTGTTAGCCGAGGTGACCTCGGCCGCCGTCGCCAGGGTGGTGGTCGAACTGTGCGGGGATGCCTTCGCGGTGACCACAGGGGCGCAGGTCCCCGTGGACGGAGGCAACGAACGGGTGGTCTGA
- a CDS encoding nucleoside phosphorylase has protein sequence MAELTPILRVDPDEVPERVLVMGDPARAELASRRLEGRRLLGSFREYVTYGGTHRGVDVAVASHGVGSPGAVIVFEELSRAGVRRIIRTGTCGGLAVEVEDGDLVIVTGAIRADGVTDAMVPAPFPALASVDVVTAIRRAVAAGERRSHEGVVLTHSLFYPGEVLGGDLEFWHRAGAIAVEMECAALFINGSLNSVTTGAVLVADGNPLHREEGGYDPHRQVVYDAVEAMIDIGLDALIDG, from the coding sequence ATGGCCGAACTGACCCCGATCCTTCGCGTGGATCCGGATGAAGTACCCGAGCGGGTTCTGGTCATGGGCGATCCCGCCCGGGCGGAGCTGGCCTCCCGGCGCCTCGAGGGTCGTCGCCTGCTGGGCAGCTTCCGCGAGTACGTGACATACGGTGGGACGCATCGGGGAGTCGATGTGGCCGTGGCTTCGCACGGGGTGGGATCGCCGGGAGCAGTCATCGTGTTCGAGGAACTGAGCCGCGCCGGGGTCCGCCGGATCATCCGGACCGGAACCTGCGGTGGTCTCGCCGTCGAGGTCGAGGACGGCGATCTCGTGATCGTCACCGGCGCCATCCGTGCCGACGGTGTCACCGACGCCATGGTCCCCGCGCCCTTCCCTGCGCTCGCCTCGGTGGACGTGGTCACCGCGATCCGCCGGGCGGTGGCCGCCGGCGAGCGCCGCTCCCACGAGGGCGTGGTGCTCACCCACTCGCTGTTCTATCCCGGCGAGGTGCTCGGGGGCGACCTGGAGTTCTGGCACCGGGCGGGCGCTATCGCGGTCGAGATGGAGTGTGCCGCCCTGTTCATCAACGGCTCGCTCAACTCGGTGACCACCGGGGCCGTGCTGGTGGCGGACGGGAATCCCCTACACAGGGAGGAGGGGGGTTACGATCCCCACCGTCAGGTGGTCTACGACGCGGTGGAGGCGATGATCGACATCGGACTGGATGCCCTCATCGACGGCTGA
- a CDS encoding SAM-dependent methyltransferase has protein sequence MKRSGLKERIRRLIRREGPIPFDRFMEMALYDPDGGYFASGPLRSRAEGDFLTSPETSGEFGATLARFVDQEFRRLGRPAGFTLLEVGAGSGTLLSPLLGALDWTPRTVALEVSPAARQALRQALPVVEVVPDLREPDRFRGVVIANEVVDNLPVAIAVRAEDGGWIEHRVGSDGADLVLVEAPVRPEVLAWLEAHAADVPEGGVVECQLAASNWMGRMIDLIEAGTVVVIDYGDTSEGLLPRRRRGGTLRTYRAHHLSQHPLDEPGSMDITADVDFSALARVASDRGMQTRLCRQDEFLSELGLDARRAEFRRRELAEARDGDPMERLRLRSRVKEIETLLHPRGFGDFRVLVATRLRS, from the coding sequence GTGAAGCGAAGCGGGCTCAAGGAGCGGATCCGCCGCCTGATCCGCCGTGAGGGGCCGATCCCGTTCGACCGCTTCATGGAGATGGCGCTCTATGACCCCGACGGCGGGTACTTCGCCTCGGGGCCGCTGCGGTCCCGGGCCGAGGGGGACTTCCTGACCAGCCCCGAGACGAGCGGCGAGTTCGGTGCCACGCTCGCCCGCTTCGTGGACCAGGAGTTCCGGCGGCTGGGCCGCCCGGCCGGGTTCACCCTGCTGGAGGTGGGCGCCGGGTCGGGCACCCTGCTGTCTCCGCTGCTGGGGGCGCTGGACTGGACGCCCCGTACCGTGGCGCTGGAGGTCTCGCCCGCCGCCCGACAGGCACTCCGCCAGGCGCTCCCGGTTGTCGAGGTGGTACCCGACCTCCGGGAACCGGATCGCTTCCGGGGCGTGGTCATTGCCAACGAGGTCGTGGACAACCTTCCCGTGGCAATCGCGGTACGTGCGGAGGACGGGGGCTGGATCGAGCACCGCGTCGGGTCCGACGGCGCCGATCTGGTGCTGGTCGAGGCGCCGGTCCGTCCCGAGGTCCTGGCCTGGCTGGAGGCGCACGCCGCAGACGTTCCCGAGGGTGGGGTGGTGGAGTGCCAGCTGGCCGCTAGCAACTGGATGGGGCGGATGATCGACCTGATCGAGGCCGGCACGGTCGTGGTCATCGACTACGGGGACACTTCGGAGGGACTCCTGCCCCGCCGCCGCAGGGGTGGGACGCTGCGAACCTATCGCGCGCACCACCTCTCCCAGCATCCGCTCGACGAGCCGGGCTCTATGGACATAACCGCCGACGTCGACTTCTCCGCCCTGGCCAGGGTGGCGTCTGACCGGGGAATGCAGACCAGGCTCTGCCGCCAGGACGAGTTCCTGTCCGAGCTGGGGCTGGACGCCAGGAGGGCCGAGTTCCGCCGACGGGAGCTGGCGGAGGCGCGGGATGGGGACCCGATGGAGCGGCTCCGTCTGCGGTCGAGGGTGAAGGAGATCGAGACCCTGCTCCACCCGCGAGGTTTCGGCGACTTCCGGGTCCTGGTGGCCACCCGATTGCGGTCTTGA
- a CDS encoding SDR family oxidoreductase: MSGSSSGPQASDRRSPAELIALEGRVVAVTGAGGNIGAGIAARMAAAGATVVSHTRSSQVEPIKGRSGQPALVVTADLTTPDGPRRVVDMTLERYGRLDGLVNNAAVQTVAGFAELTDPEWSEMIDTNLTATHRLTQAAAAAMAAQDSGGAIVHIASIEGSYPAPGHGHYSVSKAGMIMHARAAAQAYGSAGVRVNVVSPGLISRPGIEDAWPEGVGRWGTACPLGRLGTPEDIGDACVFLCSDLARWITGAELVVDGGVMANPTW, translated from the coding sequence ATGTCAGGGAGTAGCTCCGGCCCCCAGGCTTCGGATCGCCGGTCGCCGGCCGAGCTGATCGCCCTGGAAGGCCGGGTGGTGGCCGTGACCGGCGCCGGGGGGAACATCGGGGCCGGCATAGCCGCGAGGATGGCCGCGGCCGGCGCCACGGTGGTCTCCCATACACGGTCATCGCAGGTCGAGCCCATCAAGGGCCGATCGGGACAGCCCGCGCTGGTGGTGACCGCCGACCTGACCACCCCAGACGGGCCCCGGCGGGTCGTGGACATGACCCTGGAGCGATACGGCCGCCTCGACGGCCTCGTCAACAACGCCGCCGTCCAGACCGTGGCCGGATTCGCCGAACTGACCGATCCCGAGTGGTCGGAGATGATCGACACCAACCTCACCGCCACCCATCGGCTGACACAGGCCGCGGCGGCCGCCATGGCCGCCCAGGATTCGGGAGGCGCCATCGTCCACATTGCATCCATAGAGGGGAGCTACCCGGCGCCCGGGCACGGGCACTACTCCGTTTCCAAGGCCGGGATGATCATGCATGCGCGGGCCGCGGCCCAGGCCTACGGCAGCGCCGGGGTTCGGGTCAACGTGGTCTCTCCCGGCCTGATCTCGCGTCCCGGCATCGAAGACGCCTGGCCCGAAGGGGTGGGGCGCTGGGGGACGGCCTGCCCGCTGGGGCGCCTCGGCACCCCCGAGGACATCGGGGACGCCTGCGTCTTCCTCTGCTCCGACCTGGCCCGGTGGATCACCGGAGCGGAGCTGGTGGTGGACGGCGGCGTGATGGCCAATCCCACCTGGTGA
- a CDS encoding zinc metalloprotease HtpX, translating into MNNLKTVALLSLMSALVWMLGWALFGGSQGIYIGLGFAALLNLGAYFFSAKMALAMSRARPVTEQELPKVYGMVRRLAASSNMPVPSIHLIDSAQPNAFATGRNPKNAAVAVTTGILEIMRDDELEGVIAHELSHVRNRDILISSIAAMLAAALSIFARMAFWFGGGGRRNNNAIGLVVALAAMILAPLAGMVIRMAISRAREYQADRSGAEMTGQPLSLARALQKIGSASGRIPMDVNPAVSQLFIADPLKAFGRRRPAGAGRMFSTHPPIEERVRRLENMYYRI; encoded by the coding sequence ATGAACAACCTCAAGACGGTCGCGTTGCTGAGCCTGATGAGCGCGCTCGTCTGGATGCTCGGATGGGCGCTGTTCGGTGGCTCCCAGGGCATATACATCGGCTTGGGATTCGCAGCCCTGCTCAACCTCGGCGCCTACTTCTTCTCCGCCAAGATGGCCCTCGCCATGAGCCGGGCCCGGCCCGTGACCGAGCAGGAGTTGCCCAAGGTCTACGGCATGGTGCGCCGCCTGGCCGCCTCGTCGAACATGCCCGTTCCCTCCATCCACTTGATCGATTCCGCCCAGCCCAATGCCTTCGCCACCGGTCGCAATCCCAAGAACGCCGCCGTGGCCGTCACCACGGGCATCCTCGAGATCATGCGGGACGACGAGCTCGAGGGTGTCATCGCCCACGAGCTTTCCCATGTCCGCAACCGCGACATCCTGATCTCTTCGATCGCCGCCATGCTCGCCGCCGCCCTGTCCATCTTCGCCCGGATGGCCTTCTGGTTCGGGGGCGGAGGCCGTCGCAACAACAACGCGATCGGCCTGGTGGTGGCCCTGGCCGCAATGATCCTGGCGCCGCTGGCCGGCATGGTGATCCGGATGGCGATCTCGCGGGCTCGCGAGTACCAGGCCGATCGCTCGGGCGCCGAGATGACCGGCCAGCCGCTCAGCCTGGCGCGGGCCTTGCAGAAGATCGGAAGCGCATCGGGACGGATACCGATGGACGTGAATCCGGCAGTCAGCCAGCTGTTCATCGCCGACCCGCTAAAGGCGTTCGGCCGGAGGCGTCCTGCCGGAGCCGGCCGGATGTTCTCGACCCATCCGCCCATCGAGGAGAGGGTTCGCCGGCTCGAGAACATGTACTACCGGATCTGA
- a CDS encoding purine-nucleoside phosphorylase, with the protein MGDLYQRLAEAAEVLNRLTGRDGHDVVAVLGSGLGGYPDTLDAAVAVPYSEIPGFPQPSAPGHAGTAYSLEMGGNRVLLYSGRVHHFEGYSPAEIVFPVRAAIMSGARKVVLTNASGGCTPGVDPGDLVLLTDHINPTALGPLRGDNDERLGTRFPDMTDVYSPAMRRRAEEAAASVGITLHEGVYMWWRGPMFETPAEIRMAITLGADLIGMSTVPEAIAARHMGAEVLGISLCTNRAAGLAGRKITGEEVIETAGRAAGDLRALFDALLPSL; encoded by the coding sequence ATGGGCGATCTGTACCAGCGTCTCGCCGAGGCGGCGGAGGTCCTCAACCGGCTCACCGGACGCGACGGCCACGATGTGGTGGCCGTACTGGGCTCGGGTCTCGGCGGCTATCCCGACACCCTCGACGCGGCGGTTGCGGTCCCTTACTCGGAGATACCGGGCTTCCCGCAACCCTCCGCGCCCGGCCACGCCGGCACGGCCTACTCCCTCGAGATGGGTGGCAACCGGGTGTTGCTCTACTCGGGCCGGGTTCATCACTTCGAGGGCTACAGCCCGGCCGAGATCGTCTTTCCGGTGCGAGCGGCCATCATGTCCGGTGCCCGCAAGGTGGTGCTCACCAACGCCTCGGGCGGGTGTACGCCCGGCGTCGATCCGGGCGATCTCGTGCTCCTGACCGACCACATCAACCCGACCGCCCTCGGCCCCTTGCGGGGAGACAACGATGAGCGTCTCGGAACCCGGTTCCCCGACATGACCGACGTCTACTCCCCGGCGATGCGCCGGAGGGCTGAGGAAGCGGCCGCATCGGTGGGGATCACGCTGCACGAAGGTGTCTACATGTGGTGGCGCGGGCCGATGTTCGAGACCCCGGCCGAGATCAGGATGGCCATCACTCTGGGCGCCGACCTGATCGGGATGTCCACCGTGCCGGAAGCCATCGCCGCCCGCCACATGGGCGCGGAGGTGCTGGGGATATCGCTGTGCACCAACCGGGCCGCCGGGTTGGCAGGCCGCAAGATCACCGGCGAGGAGGTCATCGAGACCGCCGGCCGGGCGGCAGGAGACCTCCGGGCGCTCTTCGACGCCCTGCTTCCTAGTTTGTAG